The Streptomyces sp. NBC_00670 genome window below encodes:
- a CDS encoding CobW family GTP-binding protein has protein sequence MVLAGFLGSGKTTLLNHLLHHSAGSRIGAVVNDFGAVEIDAMAVAGALGDSTVSLGNGCLCCAVDASELDSYLERLTRPSVGVDVVVIEASGLAEPQELVRMVLAAENPDVVYGGLVEVVDAAEFDDTRARHPEIDRHLALADLVVVNKLDRAADGPRVLETVRSLAGDAAVVPASYARVDPEFLFDCRPSEERIGQLSFDDLPREDDGTEEHAAHPHSGYDSLSYVSAVPLDPRRLLAFLDSRPEGLYRIKGYVDFGAHDRRSRYAVHAVGRFLRFTPEPWPEAGSGTGARSTQLVLIGSGIDAPALRKELQACEDGSEHVDEHALWGVLRYVRDPEDTPGPEQPIG, from the coding sequence GTGGTCCTCGCCGGGTTCCTGGGGTCCGGCAAGACCACGCTGCTCAACCACCTCCTGCACCACAGCGCAGGCAGCCGCATCGGCGCCGTCGTCAACGACTTCGGCGCCGTGGAGATCGACGCCATGGCCGTGGCCGGGGCGCTCGGCGACTCCACCGTCTCGCTCGGCAACGGCTGTCTGTGCTGCGCCGTCGACGCCAGTGAGCTCGACTCCTACCTGGAGCGGCTGACCCGGCCCTCGGTCGGCGTCGACGTCGTCGTCATCGAGGCCAGCGGACTCGCCGAACCGCAGGAACTCGTCCGGATGGTGCTCGCCGCGGAGAACCCCGATGTCGTCTACGGCGGGCTCGTCGAGGTCGTCGACGCCGCCGAGTTCGACGACACCCGCGCCCGGCACCCCGAGATCGACCGGCACCTCGCCCTCGCCGACCTGGTCGTCGTCAACAAGCTGGACCGGGCCGCCGACGGGCCGCGCGTGCTGGAGACCGTGCGTTCCCTCGCCGGGGACGCCGCCGTCGTCCCGGCCTCCTACGCGCGCGTGGACCCCGAGTTCCTCTTCGACTGCCGGCCCTCCGAGGAGCGGATCGGGCAGCTCTCCTTCGACGACCTCCCCAGGGAGGACGACGGCACCGAGGAGCACGCCGCCCATCCGCACTCCGGCTACGACAGCCTGTCGTACGTCTCCGCGGTGCCGCTCGACCCGCGCCGGCTGCTGGCCTTCCTCGACAGTCGGCCCGAGGGCCTGTACCGGATCAAGGGGTACGTCGACTTCGGCGCCCACGACCGCCGCAGCCGCTACGCCGTGCACGCCGTCGGGCGGTTCCTGCGCTTCACACCGGAGCCCTGGCCGGAGGCGGGGAGCGGGACCGGAGCGCGGTCGACCCAGCTGGTCCTGATCGGCTCCGGCATCGACGCGCCCGCGCTGCGCAAGGAGCTCCAGGCGTGCGAGGACGGCTCCGAGCACGTCGACGAGCACGCCCTGTGGGGCGTCCTGCGCTACGTACGGGACCCGGAGGACACCCCGGGTCCCGAACAGCCCATCGGTTAG
- a CDS encoding ABC transporter permease: protein MSPEILPETAVAVAAAEKTVSDRSPARARAARRRRLVVTAARVLVLVVVLGLWELLSRAEVIDPFNFSMPSKIWDQIWTWITHGTALGSLGEQIWYTLQEALLGWVFGVVAGVVLGIALGRITFLADILGPYIKVLNSIPRIVLAPIFVIWFGLGPASKIASAVVLVFFPVFFNAFQGAREVDRNLVANARILGASDRRVTFQVVIPSATSWIFTSLHVSFGFALIGAIVGEYIGATKGIGLLVAQSQGTFNAAGVYAAMVILAAVALVAEGLLTFAERRIFRWKPSEGGR, encoded by the coding sequence ATGTCGCCTGAGATCCTGCCCGAGACCGCGGTCGCCGTGGCGGCGGCCGAGAAGACCGTCTCCGACCGTTCCCCGGCACGCGCGCGTGCCGCGCGCAGACGCAGACTGGTCGTCACCGCCGCCCGCGTCCTGGTCCTCGTCGTCGTCCTCGGCCTGTGGGAGCTGCTCTCCCGCGCCGAGGTCATCGATCCGTTCAACTTCTCGATGCCGTCGAAGATCTGGGACCAGATCTGGACCTGGATCACCCACGGCACGGCGCTCGGCTCGCTCGGCGAGCAGATCTGGTACACGCTCCAGGAGGCGCTGCTCGGCTGGGTGTTCGGCGTCGTCGCCGGTGTCGTCCTCGGCATCGCCCTGGGCCGGATCACGTTCCTCGCCGACATCCTCGGCCCCTACATCAAGGTGCTCAACTCGATCCCCAGGATCGTCCTCGCGCCGATCTTCGTCATCTGGTTCGGGCTCGGGCCGGCCTCCAAGATCGCCTCGGCCGTGGTCCTCGTCTTCTTCCCGGTCTTCTTCAACGCCTTCCAGGGCGCCCGCGAGGTCGACCGCAACCTGGTCGCCAACGCCCGCATCCTCGGGGCGAGCGACCGCCGGGTGACCTTCCAGGTGGTCATCCCGTCGGCCACCTCCTGGATCTTCACCAGCCTCCATGTCAGCTTCGGGTTCGCCCTCATCGGCGCCATCGTCGGCGAGTACATCGGCGCCACCAAGGGCATCGGCCTGCTCGTCGCGCAGTCCCAGGGCACGTTCAACGCGGCCGGCGTGTACGCGGCCATGGTCATCCTCGCCGCGGTCGCGCTCGTCGCCGAGGGGCTGCTCACCTTCGCCGAGCGCCGCATCTTCCGCTGGAAGCCGTCGGAGGGCGGCCGCTGA
- a CDS encoding sucrase ferredoxin translates to MSTCTTASQALAEPLPGTAAPARTWLLLEQPGPWGVKALTSSQLDPRLGRALEAAAKDTGVRLALIRRPGRHADPDPGAPARTDEAAPPVRQVYAAHTLPGLSWLHGATVTDPEQLLDLDFAALGAGDPHTFDSALGGRPHTGDPLALVCTNGKRDRCCAVLGRPLATELAAAGVPGTWEVTHLGGHRFAPTVLVLPYGYAYGRASAPLVREALRGVREGRIVLEGCRGGSAWERPAQAAELAVRAHTGVHAADALTVTRTEGTAPHWEVTVAHADGRLWRVTVEQGASSPPRPESCGSVLGSPARMDVTAVRELHPTAAGTARR, encoded by the coding sequence GTGAGTACGTGCACCACCGCGTCCCAGGCCCTCGCCGAACCCCTCCCCGGCACCGCCGCCCCCGCACGGACCTGGCTGCTCCTCGAACAGCCCGGCCCCTGGGGCGTCAAGGCCCTCACGTCGAGCCAGCTCGACCCCCGCCTCGGCCGCGCCCTGGAGGCCGCCGCGAAGGACACCGGCGTCCGTCTCGCCCTGATCCGCCGCCCCGGCCGTCACGCCGACCCGGACCCGGGCGCACCGGCCCGCACGGACGAAGCCGCACCTCCCGTACGACAGGTGTACGCCGCCCACACCCTCCCCGGCCTCTCCTGGCTGCACGGCGCCACCGTCACCGACCCCGAACAGCTGCTCGACCTCGACTTCGCGGCGCTCGGCGCGGGCGACCCGCACACCTTCGACAGCGCCCTCGGCGGCCGCCCGCACACCGGCGACCCGCTGGCCCTGGTGTGCACCAACGGCAAGCGCGACCGGTGCTGCGCCGTCCTCGGCCGGCCCCTGGCCACCGAGCTGGCCGCCGCCGGTGTGCCGGGCACCTGGGAGGTCACCCATCTGGGCGGCCACCGTTTCGCGCCCACCGTGCTCGTCCTGCCGTACGGCTACGCGTACGGGCGGGCGTCGGCGCCGCTGGTCCGGGAGGCACTGCGCGGCGTGCGCGAGGGGCGGATCGTGCTGGAGGGCTGCCGCGGCGGCTCGGCCTGGGAGCGGCCCGCGCAGGCCGCCGAGCTCGCCGTCCGCGCGCACACCGGCGTCCACGCGGCGGACGCGCTCACCGTGACCCGTACCGAGGGCACGGCACCGCACTGGGAGGTCACGGTCGCGCACGCGGACGGCCGCCTCTGGCGCGTCACCGTGGAGCAGGGCGCCTCCTCGCCGCCCCGCCCGGAGAGCTGCGGCTCGGTCCTCGGCTCCCCGGCCCGGATGGACGTGACGGCCGTACGCGAGCTGCACCCGACGGCCGCGGGCACGGCCCGACGCTGA
- a CDS encoding DUF6082 family protein — MTAQTSAIRRFGSTARGRLAAVGRTVTDWGGRKRRRAALVEQHRLHFDLLCKAMDDPALAAVLDTYDNEVPAERQRQYLFANALYVNALYFHRIGALSLAELYGHVRMMCRNAVFREYWQATRRHRDSLPEWSEEARIGRMMDALVRDMDALVADQDDGELEEWWVVGEPPSE; from the coding sequence ATGACCGCACAGACCTCGGCGATACGGAGGTTCGGGTCCACGGCCAGAGGCAGGCTGGCCGCGGTCGGACGCACCGTCACCGACTGGGGCGGCCGCAAACGGCGGCGCGCGGCACTCGTCGAACAGCACCGGCTCCACTTCGACCTGCTGTGCAAGGCCATGGACGATCCCGCGCTCGCCGCCGTCCTGGACACCTACGACAACGAGGTCCCGGCCGAGCGGCAGCGCCAGTACCTGTTCGCCAACGCCCTCTACGTCAACGCGCTGTACTTCCACCGCATCGGGGCGCTGAGCCTGGCCGAACTCTACGGCCACGTACGGATGATGTGCCGGAACGCGGTCTTCCGCGAGTACTGGCAGGCGACCCGCAGACATCGCGACAGCCTGCCCGAGTGGTCCGAGGAGGCGCGGATCGGCAGGATGATGGACGCCCTGGTGCGCGACATGGACGCACTGGTCGCCGACCAGGACGACGGGGAGCTCGAGGAGTGGTGGGTGGTGGGTGAACCGCCATCGGAGTGA
- a CDS encoding sensor histidine kinase, whose translation MSPRTPVRRLRLGLPRRVFSQVLLMQVTIAAGVAVLATGLFLAPLGQQLDDQAMRRALAIAQTTAAQPRIAEEFRTSRPTPDGPVQREAERIRRASGAEYVVVMNLRGVRWSHTDPSRIGDVVSTDPSKALAGEEVMGIDRGTLGRSARGKVPLRDENGRIIGAVSVGIEYNSVRAKLVHAIPGLFAYAGAALAIGALAAYLISRRVQRQTRDLAFSDISALLSEREAMLHGIKEGVVALDRAGCVRLLNDEAQRLLGIGEEAVGRPLDEALGAGRTTDVLAGRVTGTDLLTVRGHRVLLANRMPTDDGGAVATLRDRTELERIGRELDSTRGLIDALRAQDHEHANRMHTLLGLLELEMYEDAVEFVGEVVGDHRVTAEQVTEKVQDPLLAALLVGKATVAAERGVALWVSDGTLLPDRLIDPRGLVTVLGNLVDNALDAVGGTRHARVEVELRAEGRTAVLRVRDTGPGIPADRRELIFTDGWSTKQPPAHGKRGIGLSLVHRLAERQGGSVRVGEADGGGAEFTVVLPEALSEEPSRDAGPAADGARGRPLHAPGGSFVEEPPG comes from the coding sequence ATGAGTCCCCGCACTCCCGTACGACGCCTGCGCCTCGGCCTGCCGCGGCGCGTTTTCTCGCAGGTCCTGCTGATGCAGGTGACGATCGCCGCGGGCGTCGCCGTGCTCGCGACCGGGCTGTTCCTCGCCCCGCTCGGACAGCAGCTCGACGACCAGGCGATGCGCCGCGCCCTCGCGATCGCCCAGACCACCGCCGCCCAGCCGCGGATCGCCGAGGAGTTCCGCACCTCCCGGCCGACGCCCGACGGGCCGGTGCAGCGGGAGGCGGAACGTATCCGCAGGGCGAGCGGGGCGGAGTACGTGGTGGTGATGAACCTGCGCGGGGTGCGCTGGTCGCACACCGATCCGAGCCGCATCGGCGACGTCGTCTCGACCGACCCCAGCAAGGCCCTGGCGGGCGAGGAGGTGATGGGGATCGATCGCGGCACCCTGGGCCGCTCGGCCCGCGGCAAGGTGCCGCTGCGCGACGAGAACGGCCGGATCATCGGCGCGGTCTCGGTGGGCATCGAGTACAACAGCGTCCGCGCCAAGCTCGTGCACGCGATACCCGGGCTGTTCGCGTACGCCGGCGCGGCCCTGGCCATCGGCGCGCTGGCGGCGTACCTGATCTCCCGGCGGGTCCAGCGGCAGACCCGTGACCTGGCCTTCTCCGACATCTCCGCCCTGCTCTCGGAGCGTGAGGCGATGCTGCACGGCATCAAGGAGGGCGTCGTCGCCCTGGACCGCGCCGGATGTGTCCGGCTGCTCAACGACGAGGCGCAGCGGCTGCTGGGCATCGGCGAGGAGGCCGTGGGCCGCCCCCTGGACGAGGCGCTCGGCGCCGGACGCACCACGGACGTGCTGGCCGGACGCGTCACCGGCACCGATCTGCTGACGGTGCGCGGGCACCGGGTACTGCTCGCCAACCGCATGCCCACCGACGACGGCGGCGCGGTCGCCACCCTGCGCGACCGCACCGAGCTGGAGCGGATCGGGCGCGAGCTGGACTCCACGCGCGGCCTCATCGACGCCCTGCGCGCCCAGGACCACGAGCACGCCAACCGGATGCACACCCTCCTGGGGCTGCTCGAACTGGAGATGTACGAGGACGCGGTGGAGTTCGTCGGGGAGGTGGTCGGTGATCACCGGGTCACGGCGGAGCAGGTGACCGAGAAGGTCCAGGACCCGCTGCTGGCGGCCCTCCTCGTCGGCAAGGCGACCGTCGCCGCCGAGCGCGGGGTGGCCCTGTGGGTCTCCGACGGGACGCTGCTGCCGGACCGGCTGATCGACCCCAGGGGGCTGGTCACCGTTCTCGGCAACCTGGTGGACAACGCCCTGGACGCCGTCGGCGGGACGCGGCACGCGCGCGTGGAGGTCGAATTGCGCGCCGAGGGGCGAACGGCGGTCCTCAGGGTGCGCGACACCGGCCCGGGCATCCCGGCGGACCGGCGGGAGCTGATCTTCACCGACGGGTGGTCCACCAAGCAGCCGCCGGCCCACGGCAAGCGCGGGATCGGCCTCTCCCTGGTGCACCGGCTCGCCGAACGGCAGGGCGGGAGCGTCCGCGTGGGCGAGGCGGACGGCGGTGGCGCCGAGTTCACGGTCGTGCTGCCGGAGGCGCTCTCCGAGGAGCCGTCGCGGGACGCCGGGCCGGCCGCCGACGGCGCCCGGGGGCGCCCGCTGCACGCACCTGGGGGCTCCTTCGTCGAGGAGCCCCCAGGGTGA
- a CDS encoding ABC transporter substrate-binding protein → MRTPRTARYAALATAALLALTSLTACADDASSTTSSGSGSKGDGKGVKVKIMVGGLDKVIYLPAMLTQRLGYFDAEGLDVELLSEPAGVQAETALVSGQVQGAVGFYDHTLDLQTKGKHVESVVQFSQAPGEVEVVSKKHADDITSPKDFKGRKLGITGLGSSTDFLSKYLAVKNGVNVSDFSPVAVGAGPTFISALQKGSIDAGMTTDPTVAQILRKDLGKVLIDMRTPEGSQEALGGPYPSSSLYMQTEWANSHKDTVQKLANAFVKTLTWMSTHSATQIADKMPADYSQGDKKLYAGAIKSTLPMFTKDGVMPPDGPATVERVLKAFNPNIKNATIDLSKTYTTEFVKKATG, encoded by the coding sequence ATGCGCACCCCGAGGACCGCCAGATACGCCGCCCTGGCCACCGCCGCCCTGCTCGCCCTCACCTCGCTCACCGCCTGCGCCGACGACGCCTCCAGCACGACCTCCTCCGGCTCCGGCAGCAAGGGCGACGGCAAGGGCGTCAAGGTCAAGATCATGGTCGGTGGCCTGGACAAGGTCATCTACCTGCCCGCGATGCTCACCCAGCGGCTCGGCTACTTCGACGCCGAGGGTCTCGACGTCGAACTGCTGAGCGAGCCGGCCGGTGTGCAGGCCGAGACCGCGCTCGTCTCGGGACAGGTCCAGGGCGCCGTCGGCTTCTACGACCACACCCTCGACCTGCAGACCAAGGGCAAGCACGTGGAGTCCGTCGTGCAGTTCTCCCAGGCGCCCGGCGAGGTGGAGGTCGTCTCCAAGAAGCACGCCGACGACATCACCTCGCCCAAGGACTTCAAGGGCCGCAAGCTCGGCATCACCGGCCTCGGCTCCTCGACCGACTTCCTCAGCAAGTACCTCGCCGTGAAGAACGGCGTGAACGTGAGCGACTTCAGCCCCGTCGCCGTCGGCGCGGGCCCCACGTTCATCTCCGCACTGCAGAAGGGTTCCATCGACGCCGGGATGACCACGGACCCGACCGTCGCGCAGATCCTGCGCAAGGACCTCGGCAAGGTGCTCATCGACATGCGCACCCCCGAGGGCTCCCAGGAGGCGCTCGGCGGCCCCTATCCGTCGTCGAGCCTCTACATGCAGACGGAGTGGGCCAACAGCCACAAGGACACCGTCCAGAAGCTGGCCAACGCCTTCGTGAAGACCCTCACGTGGATGTCCACGCACAGCGCGACGCAGATCGCGGACAAGATGCCCGCCGACTACTCCCAGGGCGACAAGAAGCTGTACGCGGGCGCGATCAAGAGCACGCTGCCGATGTTCACCAAGGACGGCGTGATGCCCCCCGACGGACCGGCCACCGTGGAACGTGTCCTCAAGGCGTTCAACCCCAACATCAAGAACGCGACGATCGACCTGAGCAAGACGTACACCACGGAGTTCGTGAAAAAGGCCACCGGCTGA